From Enterococcus wangshanyuanii, the proteins below share one genomic window:
- a CDS encoding glutathione peroxidase translates to MRIYDYQVKTTDNETVSLDKYKGKVLLIVNTATGCGFTPQYEGLEKLYKEYKEQGFEILDFPCNQFGHQAPGTNQEISDFCQLTYQTTFETFGKIDVNGENADPLYTFLKGEKGGLLGGAIKWNFTKFLVDREGKVVKRFAPTVEPEKIAGDIEKLM, encoded by the coding sequence ATGAGAATCTATGATTATCAAGTAAAAACGACTGATAACGAGACGGTTTCACTAGATAAATACAAAGGCAAAGTGCTGTTGATCGTCAATACGGCGACTGGCTGCGGTTTTACTCCACAATATGAGGGATTAGAAAAATTATATAAAGAGTATAAAGAGCAAGGATTTGAAATTTTGGATTTTCCTTGTAATCAGTTTGGTCATCAAGCGCCGGGGACTAATCAGGAAATCAGTGATTTTTGTCAATTGACCTATCAAACGACCTTTGAAACATTTGGAAAAATCGATGTGAATGGTGAAAATGCGGATCCATTATATACTTTTTTAAAAGGTGAAAAAGGTGGACTTTTAGGTGGGGCGATCAAATGGAACTTTACGAAGTTTTTAGTTGATCGTGAAGGCAAGGTCGTGAAGCGCTTTGCACCGACAGTAGAACCAGAGAAAATTGCTGGAGATATTGAGAAATTAATGTAA
- a CDS encoding type I toxin-antitoxin system Fst family toxin, which yields MFLAFLCPLLVGILLALFEYWLNNRKKK from the coding sequence ATGTTTTTGGCATTTCTTTGTCCACTTCTTGTCGGGATTTTGCTTGCTCTATTCGAGTATTGGTTAAATAACAGAAAGAAGAAGTGA